The following coding sequences lie in one Nitratireductor mangrovi genomic window:
- a CDS encoding heme biosynthesis protein HemY, with amino-acid sequence MIRIFLFLLVVFALGLGFSWLAERPGEMVVTFGGYQYEVTLMVAAILVTAIVAAVMIVWWLLKSIWNSPRTVARYFRVRRRDRGYQALSTGMIAAGAGDAGLARAKKREAMKLISADQEPLIHLLDAQASLLEGDHDGARKKFEAMLDDPEMRMLGLRGLYLEAQRLGDRDAARHYAGRAADIAPQLGWASNATLEAKTAAGDWDGALALLEARRSTRQIDKDEANRKRAVLLTAKAQELIDRDPLAARNAAIEANRLAPDLVPAAVTAARALFRQDDLRKGSKILEAAWRKQAHPEIANAYVHARHGDSTHDRLIRARKLKSQRQNNAESALVVARAALEAEELKEARAAAEEALRIAPRESAFLLLADIEETETGDEGRIRQWLARAVRAPRDPVWIADGVVYDKWAPLSPVTGKLDAFAWRAPVERSAAMIEQDEEELRQPVLLPAAVAVATPEPAPAPPAAEPEPVDDIEDAETLDDEPTIAPANGSDEKPAANDAPASAEPEKKPSAAVQSAANDDAEAREADPVAVPRPDDPGVDPEEAEEDARARRFRLF; translated from the coding sequence ATGATACGCATTTTCCTGTTCCTCCTCGTCGTTTTCGCTCTCGGCCTCGGCTTTTCCTGGCTTGCCGAGCGGCCGGGCGAGATGGTCGTCACCTTCGGCGGCTATCAGTACGAGGTCACCCTCATGGTGGCCGCGATCCTCGTCACCGCGATCGTCGCGGCGGTCATGATCGTCTGGTGGCTGCTGAAGTCGATCTGGAACAGCCCGCGTACCGTGGCGCGCTATTTCCGCGTGCGCCGGCGCGATCGCGGTTATCAGGCGCTGTCGACCGGCATGATCGCCGCCGGCGCAGGTGATGCCGGCCTGGCGCGCGCCAAGAAGCGCGAAGCCATGAAGCTGATCAGCGCCGATCAGGAACCGCTGATCCATCTTCTCGATGCCCAGGCATCGCTGCTGGAAGGCGACCATGACGGCGCCCGCAAGAAGTTCGAGGCCATGCTCGACGATCCCGAGATGCGCATGCTCGGCCTGCGCGGGCTCTATCTCGAGGCGCAGAGGCTCGGCGACCGTGACGCCGCCCGCCACTATGCCGGGCGTGCCGCCGACATCGCGCCGCAGCTCGGCTGGGCTTCGAATGCCACGCTGGAGGCAAAGACCGCCGCCGGCGACTGGGATGGTGCGCTGGCGCTGCTGGAGGCGCGTCGGTCGACCAGGCAAATCGACAAGGACGAGGCAAACCGCAAGCGTGCCGTGCTGCTCACGGCCAAGGCCCAGGAACTGATCGACCGCGATCCGCTGGCTGCAAGGAACGCCGCCATCGAGGCCAACCGGCTGGCGCCGGATCTCGTTCCCGCCGCGGTGACGGCCGCCAGGGCCCTGTTCAGGCAGGATGATCTGCGCAAGGGCTCGAAGATCCTCGAAGCAGCCTGGCGCAAGCAGGCGCACCCGGAAATCGCCAACGCCTATGTGCATGCGCGTCACGGCGATTCCACCCACGACAGGCTGATACGCGCCAGAAAGCTGAAGTCGCAACGGCAGAACAACGCCGAATCCGCCCTCGTGGTGGCACGCGCCGCGCTCGAGGCCGAGGAACTGAAGGAGGCCCGCGCGGCCGCCGAGGAGGCGCTGCGCATCGCGCCGCGCGAGAGCGCCTTTCTGCTGCTCGCCGACATCGAGGAAACCGAGACCGGCGACGAGGGCCGCATCCGCCAGTGGCTGGCCCGGGCGGTGAGGGCGCCGCGCGACCCGGTCTGGATCGCCGATGGCGTCGTCTACGACAAATGGGCACCGCTTTCGCCGGTGACCGGCAAGCTCGACGCGTTCGCATGGCGCGCTCCGGTCGAACGCTCGGCCGCCATGATCGAGCAGGACGAGGAGGAACTGCGCCAACCTGTCCTCCTGCCCGCGGCAGTAGCCGTGGCGACCCCGGAACCGGCGCCAGCGCCGCCGGCAGCGGAGCCTGAGCCCGTCGACGATATCGAGGACGCCGAAACGCTGGACGATGAACCGACCATAGCGCCGGCAAACGGCAGCGACGAGAAGCCGGCGGCGAACGATGCGCCGGCGTCGGCCGAACCGGAGAAAAAGCCTTCCGCGGCTGTACAGAGCGCCGCCAACGACGACGCCGAGGCGCGGGAAGCGGATCCGGTCGCCGTGCCCCGTCCAGACGATCCCGGGGTTGATCCCGAGGAGGCCGAGGAGGACGCGCGGGCCAGGCGGTTCCGGCTGTTTTGA
- a CDS encoding TerB family tellurite resistance protein, giving the protein MLDRLISFLQRMPGPPAARSEHHEDDPRLAAAALLVHLMDADGVRLDVEREKLAEALTRGYGLEGRDLQKFIARAETAERESVDLYAFTSVLKRHLDEQARIEFIGIMWEMVFADGDLSELEDNVVWRVAELIGVDRRDRIAMRQRANPDDSTGTEH; this is encoded by the coding sequence ATGCTAGATCGCCTGATTTCCTTCCTGCAGCGCATGCCCGGTCCGCCGGCCGCCAGGTCCGAGCATCACGAGGACGATCCGCGACTTGCCGCTGCCGCGCTGCTTGTCCACCTCATGGACGCCGACGGCGTGCGTCTCGACGTCGAGCGCGAGAAGCTCGCGGAGGCCCTGACGCGCGGTTATGGGCTTGAAGGCCGCGACCTGCAGAAATTCATCGCACGGGCGGAGACCGCCGAACGCGAATCGGTCGATCTCTACGCGTTCACCAGCGTGCTCAAGCGTCATCTCGACGAGCAGGCCCGCATCGAGTTCATCGGAATCATGTGGGAGATGGTGTTTGCCGACGGCGACCTGAGCGAACTGGAAGACAATGTCGTCTGGCGCGTCGCCGAACTGATCGGCGTCGACCGCCGCGACCGCATTGCCATGCGGCAGCGCGCCAACCCCGACGACAGCACCGGCACGGAACACTAA
- a CDS encoding glutamine amidotransferase, translating into MPAANSDKPKILIVMHQELSSPGRVGHLLIEGGFELDMRRPPLGDPLPETLTDHAGVVIFGGPMSANDTDEFVRRETEWLKVPLAENKPFLGICLGAQMLVNHLGGKVEGHEAGLVEIGWYPLQPTEAGKDLMHWPDMVYQFHREGFSLPRDATLLATAEAYPNQAFRYGENAWGIQFHAELTRMMMQRWVVRGAHRFTLPGAQPGRDHLGGRMIWDMHLKRWLVEFLDLIFHSPRLHPGERAG; encoded by the coding sequence ATGCCTGCCGCAAACTCCGACAAGCCGAAGATCCTGATCGTCATGCATCAGGAACTGTCCAGCCCCGGCCGCGTCGGTCATCTCCTGATCGAAGGCGGCTTCGAACTCGACATGCGCCGCCCGCCGCTCGGCGACCCGCTGCCCGAAACCCTGACCGACCATGCCGGCGTCGTCATTTTCGGCGGCCCGATGAGCGCCAACGACACCGACGAATTCGTGCGGCGCGAAACCGAGTGGCTGAAGGTGCCGCTGGCCGAGAACAAGCCGTTTCTCGGCATCTGCCTCGGGGCTCAGATGCTGGTCAACCATCTCGGCGGCAAGGTCGAGGGCCACGAGGCGGGTCTCGTCGAGATCGGCTGGTATCCGTTGCAACCGACGGAGGCCGGCAAGGACCTGATGCACTGGCCGGACATGGTCTACCAGTTCCATCGCGAGGGCTTTTCGCTGCCCAGGGACGCCACCCTGCTGGCCACGGCCGAAGCCTATCCGAACCAGGCCTTCCGCTATGGCGAGAACGCCTGGGGCATCCAGTTCCACGCCGAACTGACCCGCATGATGATGCAGCGCTGGGTGGTGCGCGGCGCGCACCGCTTCACGCTGCCGGGCGCGCAGCCCGGGCGCGACCATCTCGGCGGCCGCATGATCTGGGACATGCATCTGAAGCGCTGGCTGGTCGAGTTTCTCGACCTCATCTTCCACAGCCCGCGCCTGCATCCCGGGGAACGCGCCGGCTGA